DNA from Actinomycetota bacterium:
GCCTCAGCACATGGTCGCAATATGACGGTGCTGAGTTGGATTCCCGGATTGAGATCAGCTGTCACGAACTGGGAGCGGATTGCCGCAGCAAGTGAGCACATCACGACCAGCACTGGCGACATGCTCACCTTGTTCGGAGATCTGTCTGGCAAATCTGGCGCCGAGAAAATCTTCAACAACGGTGCCATTGACGTTGATGCCTTGCGCGCACTGCCACCGCGCGTGAAGTCCATCGATCAAGGCATCACAAGCACGTACGCGAACTTGGAATCGTTACAAGCCAATGGGCCGCTCTCGGGTCCATTGGCATCGATCCAGGCCAAGGCGCTCAAAGAGATCGCACCGATTCAGGAGGCAATGAAGGCCCTGGTCGATCTGGCACCGCAACTGCCAGATGCACTTGGCGCGAACGGTCCAAAGAGGTATCTGATCGCCATCGGCAATCAAGCCGAGATGCGAGCATCAGGTGGCGCACCGCTCACATTGATTCTTGTTGAGTTCGATGAAGGCCGCATCACCATCCCGATCAAGGGACAAACGAGTACCGAACTGTTTCCGCCACTCAATGCACCCGTGAAGTGGTGGGGACCGTCAGCGAACCCCTTCTTCGACACCAACCCGCGCGATGCACCGATGGTGGTCACCAATACCCATCCGTCCATGCTGATCAGTGCGCGCGAAATGGATGGGGCTTGGCAGGGTGGTCAGTACCCGGCCGTTGACGGCGTGGTGTCGGTTGACCTCACCGCCATCGGTTCAGTGCTCAACGCTATGGGTGCCATCCAGTCGCCGACATATGGCGAGGTCACCGGGGACAAGCTGGGACAGATTCTTCTCATTGATGCCTATGCAAAGTTCGGGCAGGAGGAGGCGGTTGCTCGGCAGAAGGCCAATCAGGAATTGCTCGATCAGCTGCTGACCAAACTGCTTTCTGGCGACGAGCTGGTGACTGCAGCAAAGGCGATGGCGAAGACTGCACCGGGCCGTCACTTCCAGGTATGGATGCTCAACCCTGATTTCGAGTCAATCGTTGTGAAGAGTGGTGCTGGTGGCGCAGTGGTTGCACCGACATCGGGTGACTGGTCGGCGGTCTACACGCAGAACGGAAACCAGAGCAAGGTTGATGTCTTCCAGAAGCGCAGCGTCGTCGTCAATGCGGCCGTCAATGCTGATGGCTCGGCACACATCACTCAGGATGTCATCCTCACCAACGCGACTCCGGCCAATCGACCCGAAGGTCCATCCGAGCGCATCGGCTATGAGACAAGTTGGCTGAAGGCCGCGTACATCATGTACGTGCCCGATGCCGCAGAGAATATGCAAGCGACCTATCCGGCTGGCTTTGCTGTTCGACCCTTCAAGAATCATCAGCAGTACGGCCACGGATACGCCGACGATGGCTTCAATCAGAAGCTTGTGCGCGTGGTCGGGTGGACCGGACCTGGTCAATCTTCAACGGTCTCGGAGAGTTACGACCTGCCTGCTGGATCCTTCAGTGCCAACGGTTCACTGACCTACGCGCTTCAAGCTGACCCACAATCCTTGTTCATTCCATCCACGATCACCGTGCGTGTCACAGCACCTTTGGGCTGGGCGCCGGTTGAAACTGAAGGCATGGTCATCACCGGGCGAACAGCAGAGGTCAGTGCTGTACAGAATGCCCCGGTCAATGTCGTCATCGGCATGCAGAAGGCAAGTTGATGACTCGCTCCAACAAGGTCCTGGCAGTCGCGGCCGTTGTGGCCATTGCACTCTTGTGGGTTCTTCCGGTTCTCGGATTCATCGCATGCGTGATCCTGCTTGCCGTTGCACCGCCGTGGGGTCGTTCGCTTACCGAACGGGCGATCATCTCGGCCATCATCATTGCTGGACTTGTAGCGGTCACAATTCCGCGAGGCAGCGAGGTACCGGTAACTCAGACGAGTACGCGCGTTGGGCTCTCTTTAGCTGTGCTTTTGGCCGTGGGGCTTGGATTCATTCCGCAGTTGAAGTCGTACGCAAGCCTGCCTAAGCCGAAGGCTGCCGACTGGTGCGTGGCAGCACTCGTCATTGTCAGCGGACTTTGGCTGATGAGCGCATATTTCGGAGCAAACGCGGATCAGATTGTCAGCGGATTGTTCTTCACCGGGTGGGACAACCAGGGTCACTTCGTTCCGTTTGCCAACACGTATGAAGTTGGCGCCACTCATTGGCCCACTCTTGATGGTGGCCTTGCGTGGAACCAGTGGTACCCGTCTTTGCACACAACGATCTGGTCCTTGCTGGCACTTGCTTCAAATGGCGCAGGCCTAGATCGCTTAGACCTGCTCTGGCCATTTGTGCAGTGGACTGCCATCAGCTTTGCCCTCTGCCTTGGCGCCTTGTCATGGATCGCAAGCGATCTGGCAAAGCGAGTTGCCGATGCTCTTGCCCCCGATCACGCCTGGCTCAAGCGACTTGCTGCACCGGTGGCGGTTGTGGCCTTCGCAGCCTTCGCCCTGCTGGGCAGCCCAATGGCACTCTTCAACGCGGGCTTCACTAATTTCGTCATGGCCGTGACAATCACTGCAGCTACGGCGTACTTCGCAACTCGCAGCCTTAACAGCGCGCGACATATCGGCTGGCTCTTGGTTCCGCTGGGTTCCCTTGCTGTCATTGGGCTTTGGACGCCATTGGTCTTGGGCATCGCGCCGGCGGGAGTAGTCGTGCTCATCGCATTATCGCAGCGCAAGCGTTGGCTTGGGATCCTCTGGGCCGTCGCCACGGTCTTGCTCGTTGGCGGAACCACCTATGTGCAAACCAAGGCGATCGTCAATGTTTCGGGCTCAGACGTGGGCACCTTCACTCAGGATCTCGGCGCTGTTGGTTCGGGAATGGTGCCCTTCAATATCGGCCTTGCCCTGGTCTCGCCGCTATTGCTGGCGCTTATCGCGCTGTTGCTCTTCCGACGACGTCTCATTCCGCTCGGCGTAGCTGTTGCCGGCACGGCCATCGCCATTCTGCCCTTCCTCGCGGTGGCTGTGCTGGGTGCGCATTCAGCGGGTCTTTCGTGGCTGAACAGCTACTACGTCTTGAAGACTCTCAATGCGATTCTGCAGTTCGCGGCACCTGCGTACGCGGCATTGGCGTCGATCACCGTGATTCTCGCCGTTGCCTATCTGGCGCGCTCGCGCGCCGAGGGTCTCGTGATGGCTCTGATCGTCTGCCTGCTCGCGATTGTTGCCTTCGGCTACGTCGGGATCACACCGAAGGAGTTCACCAATGGCTTCAGTTCGTCACCCGGGATAGCTGCGGGAGCCAAGCGGGCTGGCAGTGTCGACAACTCCCTCGTAGGGGAAGCGATTATCGGTGCAGCAATTGCGGCGAAGTCATACCCCAATGACATTCCCTTGCTCTGGGATGGCTCCGGCACCCTGCCGAATTTGTGGTTGGCCAGCTTGAGCGGAGTGATGAGCAAGGAGCAGCAGACTTTCTACCTGAGCTTGCCGCCATTCCCGTATGAACAAAGCGCACAGAGTTACGTTTTCGATGCGCTCGCGGCGAATCCGAGCATGCACATCGCGATCTATTGGTTCCGCACCGTTTCCGGCGAATCCCTTGCCGCTCTGAAGACTTCCCTACCGGACCAAGTCACGCTGGTGAAAGTGCCGATGCGTTCCTCACTCCTGTGCCAGGAGTGCTCGCTGTCATGAACCCCAGCACCATTCGCGCCGGCCGGCGCGGTCTTCGGCTCATCGGCGCTGGATTCGTTGTTTGCGCTTTGCTCGCGACGACGATGCCAAGCCAAGCGGCCTCGACCGTCAAGATCCTGCAGGCTCCAGGACTTCCTGCCTTGCCGAGTGTTGGCAAGTACGTGACGCGAGCGAACCCGGCTTCGGTACCTGCAGCTGCGAGTCTGGCCACAGGCCAGTTCATCGTCGGCTCTGGGCCGCGCATGCAGGCAGCCTCGATTCACTCGAGTGCATCCGTTGGCAGCGGCACCCCGTTGATGGCTGATTGGAACGGCGATGGCATTGCCACGCCGGGTCGCTACGACTCTGGGGTTTGGTACGCAACGGACGTGGTGATTGGCAGCACGCCGCAGTGGAAGGCAGTGGCCAGCTTCCAAGGCCAGCCAGGAGACATTCCTGTGGTCGGCAACTTGAATCAGGATCGCGTGCCCGACGTGGGATTCTTCAGAAACGGCACCTGGCTATGGAAGGTCAGCGGCACCAGGACTGTGAACTTTGCCTTCGGTCAGGCAGGCGACATCCCTGTCGTGGGCGATTGGAATGGCGATGGCATCGACGATCTTGGAGTTGTGCGCAATGCCACCTGGATTCTTCGCGTGCCAGGTGTGGAAAAGAAGAAGGATCTGAAACTGGATCCTGGCGCCACCCTGGTACTTCAACCTGACGACGAATTGGGGATAGTGAGCTTCCCGTATGGGCTGCCAACGGATATTCCAGTTGTCGGCGACTGGAATTCCGACGGCGCTGATACTCCCGGAGTTGTGCGCGATGGGGTGAACTGGCTGCTCAGCAAGTCTTTGCGCAAGCTCAGTTCAACTGTCACTGAAGTCTTTCCTGTTCCCAGTGGCTTCACTCCCCTGGTTGGTTCACGTGCAACGGGACCGCAGTCGTGTCCGACTGCAACACCGGCGTCAGAGCGGCGGGCCCTCGATGTTGCATCTCGCGTTCGCGCACCAGCGAAATTGCACGGCAACGTAGGCAAGCCAGGCATGCCGGAGATCTTGGCAACAGTGCAGGACGGTCTGCGTTTCTCGATCACGAACGATCTCACCAAGAGATTGAGTACCCAGACTCCTTACGCCTATTACGACGTCATCAGCACGCATAAGAGCATTGAAGAATCCGTTCGGCGTTCGGCAAATGTGGCACTTGCCGCGGCGATCATGCTGACCACCACAAACTGGAAGTCCGT
Protein-coding regions in this window:
- a CDS encoding DUF4012 domain-containing protein; protein product: MSRSSPRLALGIALGIGIGTFVVWLQISTITSLISLITGARSFQTSLTSAAGQISDGEYVAAQADFAQVQSAADRVTASAHGRNMTVLSWIPGLRSAVTNWERIAAASEHITTSTGDMLTLFGDLSGKSGAEKIFNNGAIDVDALRALPPRVKSIDQGITSTYANLESLQANGPLSGPLASIQAKALKEIAPIQEAMKALVDLAPQLPDALGANGPKRYLIAIGNQAEMRASGGAPLTLILVEFDEGRITIPIKGQTSTELFPPLNAPVKWWGPSANPFFDTNPRDAPMVVTNTHPSMLISAREMDGAWQGGQYPAVDGVVSVDLTAIGSVLNAMGAIQSPTYGEVTGDKLGQILLIDAYAKFGQEEAVARQKANQELLDQLLTKLLSGDELVTAAKAMAKTAPGRHFQVWMLNPDFESIVVKSGAGGAVVAPTSGDWSAVYTQNGNQSKVDVFQKRSVVVNAAVNADGSAHITQDVILTNATPANRPEGPSERIGYETSWLKAAYIMYVPDAAENMQATYPAGFAVRPFKNHQQYGHGYADDGFNQKLVRVVGWTGPGQSSTVSESYDLPAGSFSANGSLTYALQADPQSLFIPSTITVRVTAPLGWAPVETEGMVITGRTAEVSAVQNAPVNVVIGMQKAS